A region from the Salvelinus fontinalis isolate EN_2023a chromosome 23, ASM2944872v1, whole genome shotgun sequence genome encodes:
- the snx4 gene encoding sorting nexin-4 isoform X1 → MMADSGPEEIAVIGNTDLTSAELENNIKNTMVEIEKWTSLLRKMEISVGEAEKRTGKNTVNMQEIYTVYLIETRPVDAVTEGIIPAPDSLWRRYSEFELLRNYLLVTYPFVVVAPLPEKRAEIVWHKLSADNMDPDFVERRRVALENFLLRIASHPVLCNDKIFYIFLTEEKGWKEMVYETGFQAKADSRLKAMNAAFRVKNPDKRFTELKHYSDELQTVVSQLLRVRARVADRLYGVYKVHGNYGRVFSEWSAIEKEMGDGLQSAGHHMDAYAASVDDILEEEEHYADQLKEYLFYTEALRAVCRKHELTQFELEMAAQDLTSKKQQKEELVTGTVRTFSLKGMTSKLFGQETAEQREAKLQVLEQQIEEGEEAVKEKNTESDEFVKTAWVDIERFKDQKDRDLKEALISYAIMQISRCKKGIQVWTNAKECFNKM, encoded by the exons ATGATGGCAGACTCGGGACCCGAGGAAATAGCGGTGATCGGGAACACCGACCTCACATCGGCAGAACTAGAGAACAACATTAAAAACACG ATGGTTGAGATTGAGAAATGGACTAGTCTTCTAAGAAAGATGGAGATCAGCGTTGGAGAGGCAGAGAAAAGGACTGGGAAGAATACAGTCAACATGCAGGAGATATACACTGTTTACCTAATTGAGACACG GCCAGTTGATGCTGTGACAGAAGGTATAATCCCAGCTCCAGACTCCTTATGGAGGAGATACAGCGAGTTTGAGCTACTCAGAAACTACCTGTTGGTCACCTATCCCTTTGTCGTTGTTGCCCCGTTACCCGAGAAAAGG GCAGAGATTGTCTGGCACAAGCTGTCAGCGGACAACATGGACCCAGACTTTGTGGAGAGAAGGAGGGTTGCACTGGAGAACTTCCTGCTCCGAATAGCCTCCCACCCAGTTCTCTGCAATGACAAGATCTTCTACATCTTCCTCACTGAG GAAAAAGGATGGAAGGAAATGGTGTACGAGACAGGATTTCAAGCAAAG GCTGATTCCAGGTTGAAAGCTATGAATGCAGCATTCAGGGTGAAGAATCCAGACAA ACGGTTTACAGAGCTGAAACACTACAGCGACGAGCTACAGACTGTAGTCTCCCAGCTGCTGAGAGTACGGGCA AGGGTAGCAGATCGACTGTATGGGGTGTACAAAGTGCATGGAAACTATGGACGAGTCTTCAG tgagtggagtgccatagagaaagagatgggagatGGACTACAAAGTGCTGGCCATCACATGGATgc GTATGCTGCTTCTGTAGATGATATTCTGGAGGAAGAGGAGCACTATGCTGATCAGCTGAAGGAGTACCTGTTCTATACGGAGGCACTAAG GGCAGTGTGCAGGAAGCATGAGTTGACACAGTTTGAGCTGGAGATGGCTGCACAGGACTTAACCTCTAagaaacagcagaaggaggagcTGGTCACAGGG ACTGTGCGGACGTTCTCACTGAAGGGGATGACCAGTAAGCTGTTTGGCCAGGAGACTGCAGAGCAGAGGGAGGCTAAGTTGCAAGTGTTAGAACAgcagatagaggagggagaggaggctgtgAAAGAGAAGAACACCGAGAGCGA TGAGTTTGTGAAGACTGCCTGGGTAGACATTGAGCGCTTTAAAGACCAAAAGGACCGGGACCTGAAGGAGGCCCTGATTAGCTATGCAATCATGCAGATCAGCAGGTGTAAAAAG ggaatACAAGTGTGGACCAACGCAAAGGAGTGTTTCAACAAGATGTGA
- the snx4 gene encoding sorting nexin-4 isoform X2, whose translation MMADSGPEEIAVIGNTDLTSAELENNIKNTMVEIEKWTSLLRKMEISVGEAEKRTGKNTVNMQEIYTVYLIETRPVDAVTEGIIPAPDSLWRRYSEFELLRNYLLVTYPFVVVAPLPEKRAEIVWHKLSADNMDPDFVERRRVALENFLLRIASHPVLCNDKIFYIFLTEEKGWKEMVYETGFQAKADSRLKAMNAAFRVKNPDKRFTELKHYSDELQTVVSQLLRVRARVADRLYGVYKVHGNYGRVFSEWSAIEKEMGDGLQSAGHHMDAYAASVDDILEEEEHYADQLKEYLFYTEALSEFVKTAWVDIERFKDQKDRDLKEALISYAIMQISRCKKGIQVWTNAKECFNKM comes from the exons ATGATGGCAGACTCGGGACCCGAGGAAATAGCGGTGATCGGGAACACCGACCTCACATCGGCAGAACTAGAGAACAACATTAAAAACACG ATGGTTGAGATTGAGAAATGGACTAGTCTTCTAAGAAAGATGGAGATCAGCGTTGGAGAGGCAGAGAAAAGGACTGGGAAGAATACAGTCAACATGCAGGAGATATACACTGTTTACCTAATTGAGACACG GCCAGTTGATGCTGTGACAGAAGGTATAATCCCAGCTCCAGACTCCTTATGGAGGAGATACAGCGAGTTTGAGCTACTCAGAAACTACCTGTTGGTCACCTATCCCTTTGTCGTTGTTGCCCCGTTACCCGAGAAAAGG GCAGAGATTGTCTGGCACAAGCTGTCAGCGGACAACATGGACCCAGACTTTGTGGAGAGAAGGAGGGTTGCACTGGAGAACTTCCTGCTCCGAATAGCCTCCCACCCAGTTCTCTGCAATGACAAGATCTTCTACATCTTCCTCACTGAG GAAAAAGGATGGAAGGAAATGGTGTACGAGACAGGATTTCAAGCAAAG GCTGATTCCAGGTTGAAAGCTATGAATGCAGCATTCAGGGTGAAGAATCCAGACAA ACGGTTTACAGAGCTGAAACACTACAGCGACGAGCTACAGACTGTAGTCTCCCAGCTGCTGAGAGTACGGGCA AGGGTAGCAGATCGACTGTATGGGGTGTACAAAGTGCATGGAAACTATGGACGAGTCTTCAG tgagtggagtgccatagagaaagagatgggagatGGACTACAAAGTGCTGGCCATCACATGGATgc GTATGCTGCTTCTGTAGATGATATTCTGGAGGAAGAGGAGCACTATGCTGATCAGCTGAAGGAGTACCTGTTCTATACGGAGGCACTAAG TGAGTTTGTGAAGACTGCCTGGGTAGACATTGAGCGCTTTAAAGACCAAAAGGACCGGGACCTGAAGGAGGCCCTGATTAGCTATGCAATCATGCAGATCAGCAGGTGTAAAAAG ggaatACAAGTGTGGACCAACGCAAAGGAGTGTTTCAACAAGATGTGA
- the LOC129821053 gene encoding phosphatidylcholine-sterol acyltransferase-like: protein MGHAHCCTVLLIVFLALQQAAGFWLFDVFPSSLKTQNKVPNNSTPPVLIVPGTAGNQLEAKIDKPSRVHWMCYKKTDYFFTLWIDLNMFMPIGINCWIDNIRIVYNRTTRKSSNSAGVSVRVPGFGQTYTVEFLDNNKLSGYFNNMVTHLVNMGYVRNEAVRAAPYDFRIAPNEQEEYFARLKKLIEDMYERDQQPLYILGHSMGSNYVLYFLYQQTQAWKEEYIKGFISLGAPWGGAVKTLRVLASGENLGIPLVSNIKIREQQRMTTTNPWMLPFEEAWPADHVFISTPSFNYTRQDYQRFFKDIDFEDGWFMWEDTRNLTAGLPPPGVEMYCFYGVGLLTPVTYIYDDQFPNADPIDYVYADGDDTVDSLSLGLCKRWRGKQAQPVHVKEFRSMPHMEIVLNRKVINVVQSILEGRYREEDSTLMN, encoded by the exons ATGGGACACGCGCACTGCTGTACTGTGCTTCTTATAGTATTCCTTGCGCTACAGCAAGCTGCTGGATTTTGGCTCTTCGATGTCTTTCCATCAAGTTTAAAAACTCAAAACAAAGTACCAAACAATAGCACTCCGCCGGTTCTTATAG TGCCTGGGACTGCAGGAAACCAGCTTGAAGCCAAGATTGACAAGCCAAGCCGTGTGCATTGGATGTGCTACAAAAAGACAGATTACTTTTTCACACTTTGGATTGACTTGAATATGTTCATGCCAATTGGAATTAACTGTTGGATTGATAATATAAG AATTGTATACAATAGGACAACTCGCAAGTCATCCAATTCTGCAGGGGTGTCTGTGAGAGTGCCTGGTTTTGGACAGACATATACTGTTGAGTTCTTGGACAACAACAAGCTGTCAG GTTATTTTAATAATATGGTTACACATTTGGTCAACATGGGATATGTCCGCAATGAGGCTGTCCGAGCAGCACCATATGACTTCAGAATAGCTCCGA ATGAGCAGGAGGAATACTTTGCACGACTGAAGAAGCTGATTGAGGATATGTACGAGCGAGATCAACAACCACTTTACATCCTGGGCCATAGCATGGGAAGCAATTATGTCCTCTACTTCTTATATCAGCAGACCCAGGCTTGGAAAGAGGAATACATCAAAGGCTTCATTTCACTTGGAGCACCCTGGGGTGGGGCTGTCAAGACCCTTCGAGTACTAGCATCAG GTGAAAATCTTGGCATCCCACTGGTGTCCAACATCAAAATCCGGGAGCAGCAGCGGATGACCACCACAAACCCCTGGATGCTTCCATTTGAAGAGGCCTGGCCTGCAGACCACGTCTTCATCTCCACGCCATCATTCAACTATACCCGACAGGACTACCAGCGCTTCTTTAAAGACATTGACTTTGAAGATGGCTGGTTCATGTGGGAAGACACCAGAAACTTGACAGCTGGTCTGCCCCCTCCTGGTGTTGAGATGTACTGCTTCTATGGTGTGGGGCTGCTCACACCGGTTACATATATTTATGACGACCAGTTCCCAAATGCAGACCCCATAGACTATGTGTATGCTGATGGGGATGATACAGTGGACAGTCTTAGCCTCGGTCTTTGTAAACGCTGGAGAGGGAAGCAAGCACAGCCTGTCCATGTCAAGGAATTCAGGTCTATGCCCCACATGGAAATAGTATTAAATAGGAAGGTGATCAATGTGGTCCAGAGTATTCTGGAGGGAAGATATCGTGAAGAGGATTCTACATTGATGAACTGA